In Lolium rigidum isolate FL_2022 chromosome 3, APGP_CSIRO_Lrig_0.1, whole genome shotgun sequence, the genomic window CTATTTTTTCCAAATATCTCTACACCCTTCAAATATAAATCTCTTTCTAGGGCACTCCATCGAGAAAGAGTGTGCTCCCTGCTGGAACTGAACATATTATTTGCTGAAGATTCTTTATTAATATTTCTTGCCGCATCCTCGGTAGTACTAGTCAGGCTTCCCCCACAACTATCTTTGTTAGAAGTTTTCTTACTGGGGACATCTAGTTGATTGCCTCCAAATTCTCTGAAATCAGATTTTGCATCACCAATCTCCGAAACAGAAAGCTTATTCAGTACATGGCTTGCAGAAGGAATATCCGACGTAAACATCCTTGGTTTTTTATAAGGAAAATCGCCGCTAGACCTGGGTCCTTTTGAAATCTTGCGCTTCCCTAAACTTCTTAGAAGCGTATCCGTGGATATATTTTCAGTTTCAGAAGTATCCCCAGAAGGTAGTGTAATTTGTTTTTCAGCACTTTCAAAAGATGTTTTTGAACTGCTGGTTCCAACAAATATATTGGATTTTATGATTTCTTCCTCTCGGTTTGAATCTTCTGATTCGGACACTATAGTAACAACATTGCGTGAGGCAGGTCTTGACTCCATATTATGTGCTGCAGAAGCATCACGATCATATTTGCGTATATCATAAAATCCTTCTCTCCTCTGCAGAAAAACTAATATCAAAATTAGCTTCATAGCACATTATCCTCAACTGAGAGGACAAATGTACCAAGTTATTAGTACCAATCAAAAGAACAGATAGAGCATTATAGAGCCCATGGGGTCCCGTTTCTCCTTTGGCCATTCGGAAAAAGTGTTTGATTCACTATTTTCAAAATATTAAAGGACAATTCAGATATTTAGCACATGCAATTTCAGTGTTACATCCGAACATGCTGTAAACTACAAAAAAGAGAAGTTTGGTCCATTCCCTGTTCATTATGTTGTCCAAGTATCACTTGTCCTTTTGGTTCTCAATACCACAGTGGGACAGACGAATTTCAATTAGAAATTCAGCAGATGTGCGTCAACTATGTATCATAACCATTAAATTTTAAATATATTTGTAACAGTGCATCATGCAAACACTAAAAATGGATACATGGAAACCTAGGGCACCAAAAGCATATCAATGTTAACCACCAATAAAACTGCAGTAATTAGTTCTGAAATTTGCTACAGGGGGTAGTGCAACTTCACTGAAAACATGAAGAAAACCCCGTTAATACCCATGAATACAATTATAAATTTGAGGTGAAGCATTACTTGAAGGTAGCATTGGTCGCCACATGGAGTCTTGTTTCCATCGAGCTCAAACACATAGGGTTGCTTCTCACTCTAACAAGCATAAGAGTTATTTACTTAGCGGGACAGAAAATAAATTTCATTCAAATATGAATGAATTGTTACTTACTGGGAATACTAAGTTTTGAGAGCAACCATGGAGACGGCAATCAAAAACCTGAACGAACATATATGAAGAAATAAATCACACCTTCATGAATTTAGTTGAACAAACCGACAAAATACAGACATTAAAAATAGGATAGAGAGTGATATATCGCCAGAAGTAGAATGTACCAAACATCTGCGGCAGAAGAGATTATCAAACGAATCCAAAACCACATCCACAGTCTTGTCAAGAGGAGGTTGGCTCTCCATTTTATCAGAAAATCCAGGGTGCTTCGCATTTTTCTCACAAAGAAATTCAGATCTACTCTGGAATTTTAATGACAACAGAAACCGAATCACATTACATTGTCTTTCATGTAAAACAGAAACAATTGTAAGATCCAGAAACAAATGTGTGTTTAGTGGTGACATCATTGGACGAAAATCTTGCTAAAAGAGATGGATAACCTCTATTTCCAAAGGAGAGGCATCAATAAACTGGCGAATAACATTTACATCCTCTTGACTTAACCCATTTTCTTGTGTTGTTTTCCTGCAGCAGTTCATCAGGATCAGATTAGTATATAtatgcgagtagataaaaaaaatCTTGTAAGATTGATTATGGAGAGATGCGGATGGAATTGCCATGGCTGCACATGACAGGAACAATGTGCAAAGTAGAAAATATTTTTGTACGCTGATTATGACTAAGTTGATGACATCTAATTAaggagttcatattcttattcaaTGTTTAGATGCAACTTAATTCACATCTCTTGGCTAAATGAGTGTATGCAACATGTCTTAAGTTGCATGTAGCATGTATGCATTTCACCCATATCATCACTAAAGTATTTAAATTTGCTTACACAAATATCATCTAAGTAAATCCACATAAAAACAGTAAAAAGATGCATGGGTGAAAAAACTAAATATAACTAAATAACACAAAGATTGAAGCAGTATAGTAAGAGAGTGGTACAGAAGCTCGAAAAAAACATGTGGTTTTCAGCAGCACTGAGGCTGTGAAGAGGCCAAAGTTGCATCTCCAATACCATGTATGCTGCAGTCATTTTTTTAGTAAGTATATAAAATAGTTTACAACGCTAAGTCCTTAATCTGTGACAGCCATCAAACATTTTCAAGTTTAATATGCATAAAAAAGTATCTTGATTGGCCACTATTGGTTTGTTAAGTTCTTCATGAGATGTGCTTTCATAGTATACATTTCAACATTATTGTGGTCGAAACAGCAGTCAAAGTGGTAGACTGGAGACTGTCCATGTCCTGACTTATCCTTGCAActcaagagagcataacaattgtATGGCGCAGTTGGCAAAAAATTTCTTTTTTGAAGGGAAAAAATAGCTTAGACTTCCACTTCAGAATGAACAAAATAATTAAACTAGAAGGCTGCAGGCCATGTAAAGTTTTTATGGTAAAAACATTCGGAATGGCGTGTAAGCTATGCAAAAAAGTTGTAGACAATCGTGGCTAATCATTGTTGCATGGCTGATTTGTTCTGTTAATCTAATGTTCTCAATCTGGTATATTTAAGATATTAAAAATATTATCAAAACCTTGGCTACTGGCAACTGTTGACACAAGAAGAGCACATAATACAGAAAAACCACATCCTTTGCAAATGAGGATCATGAGAGATATTGGTTTGCTTGTATAATTACCATATTAGCTGATCTTCTCCTTGTGTGAAAACATGCTTCTCTTCCTCAGGTTGTGGAATTTCTTCATCACTATCACTGCAGATCAGAGTCTCGTTGCCAGCTGAATCATAGTAAATCCTCCTCCTACCAGCAATTGATTGATCATCGGCCATTCTTTGGTTTCTGCGCTGTGTTGTTTCAAAAAGAATAAATATCAAAGACAAAAAAAAGGACACAAGGTTTGTCCATGCACCAATGTACCACACATTTAACAGAAAAAACAACTGCTCAGAATGAATCAGGCTAAAATATTTACATCGACAGACACACTAAGTTTTCACCTAAACGCATGTGCATTCGAGAATCGTGTCCAAAATCTCAAAAGTTAACTCTATATGGCATATGAACTATATTGTATAACTGAAGAGCAGCCTAAATATCAATTCATGGAACTGGTGCAAAGAGAGCAGCAACAACTATACTTGTCCAGGAAGATCCACGTGGTGTAGGGCGGAATCTTGTCGACCAACGGCAGCGTCACAAGCCGGACAACCATCCTCTGCGGCGGCGCGGTGCCGTCTGAGCCGGAGAGCTCGAGCGTCCCGGCGGTTAGCAGGTTGTCCTCCTGCACGTGCACCACCTCCCTCTCCCCGGACCCGCGCGCCAGGTCCCACCCGACGATCCTCGCCTGGCCGTCGGCCGCGAGCTGCGACAGCACGTTGCCGCCCTCGGCGCCCCTggacgccgcctccgccgcggcgGCCACGTCGAAGAGCCCGCACGTGTGCCGCTGCAGCGCCCGCCTGTTGGCCTCCATCTTCTCCTGCCCAACCCAAAACAATCCCCGCACTAGATTGAGTAACCCAAAACTCGCATGT contains:
- the LOC124702220 gene encoding histone-lysine N-methyltransferase EZ1-like; translated protein: MASSSSKPSDSGLKRPDQAAGTSASAALHGKLSHLRRQIQSARLASVREKMEANRRALQRHTCGLFDVAAAAEAASRGAEGGNVLSQLAADGQARIVGWDLARGSGEREVVHVQEDNLLTAGTLELSGSDGTAPPQRMVVRLVTLPLVDKIPPYTTWIFLDKNQRMADDQSIAGRRRIYYDSAGNETLICSDSDEEIPQPEEEKHVFTQGEDQLIWKTTQENGLSQEDVNVIRQFIDASPLEIESRSEFLCEKNAKHPGFSDKMESQPPLDKTVDVVLDSFDNLFCRRCLVFDCRLHGCSQNLVFPSEKQPYVFELDGNKTPCGDQCYLQRREGFYDIRKYDRDASAAHNMESRPASRNVVTIVSESEDSNREEEIIKSNIFVGTSSSKTSFESAEKQITLPSGDTSETENISTDTLLRSLGKRKISKGPRSSGDFPYKKPRMFTSDIPSASHVLNKLSVSEIGDAKSDFREFGGNQLDVPSKKTSNKDSCGGSLTSTTEDAARNINKESSANNMFSSSREHTLSRWSALERDLYLKGVEIFGKNSCLIARNLLCGLKTCMEVASYLYNNGAAMLCKSISGGFTETEQDYMEQGVVARTRIVRRRGRTRKHKYPSKAAGHPAIRKRIGDGKQCDTQYTPCGCQQACSKNCPCVENGTCCEKYCGCTKSCKNRFRGCHCAKSQCRSRQCPCFAASRECDPDVCRNCWVSCGDGSLGEPPARGDGYQCGNMKLLLKQQQRILLGKSDVAGWGAFIKNPVHKNDYLGEYTGELISHKEADKRGKIYDRANSSFLFDLNDQFVLDAYRKGDKLKFANHSSNPNCFAKVMMVAGDHRVGIYAREHIEASAELFYDYRYGPDQAPAWARRPEGSKKDEASGSHRRAHKVA